The nucleotide sequence CGGAGAATGAAGGGCTTATTAGTGAAAATCAGGAAAAAAAACGTAAATTTCTGGATAAAATTTCTTTTTATACAAATAAGGTTCATTTTAATAACCTTAAGAATTACAACAAGCTTCTGAAAATCAAAAAGGGCTATCTTTATCATAATCATCCGGATCACAGATATCTCGAATCCATAACAGAAAATATGTATAATTTTTCTGTAGATATACAGAAATCCAGAAAATATGTAGTAAATCAAATCAACGACAAAATTTCGGAGTTTTATAATAATGTTCCCGGTAAAATTGAAAACTTTTATTTTATATACGAACCGGCTCCGGTTGACATTGATAAGATTAATGAAGAGATAACAAAGAAAAGAGTTTTAAGCGGAGCTCATCTGGACAGAATTTATGTCTTTTACAACGGAAAAAAGTACGAATCATTTGCAAGTTTCGGACAGAGGAAAACGTTTGCTCTTTGCTCACTATTCACTTCTGTTTTAATAGTTGAAGAATTTTTAAATAGTGGTATAATAATCATTTTAGACGATCTTGAGGTTGGTTTGGATAGTTCCAGAATAAATTTTTTCAAGGGATTACTTGGAAAAAACCAGACATTCATTACAGGTGTTAGTAAAAGGTATTTCAAAGACGCAAAAAACATTGCTTTATAAATAATATGTTCCACATATTTATCAGCCTGTTAGGCTGGTGTTAAACAATTACGGGCGGGTGATATATTTTTGCCCGCGGGGGATATAATGGAATTAAATAAGGATTACAGCGAAGCCAGTATTAAGGTTCTGGAAGGTCTCGATCCGGTTAGACAGAGGCCGGGAATGTATATTGGTTCCACCAATACAAAAGGGCTTCATCATTTGGTTTTTGAAGTTATTGATAACTCTATAGATGAAGCTATGGCCGGATTTTGCAGTAAAATTTCTGTCACTCTGCATATTGACGGCAGTATTACCATTGAAGACGATGGAAGAGGTATTCCTGTGGGAAATCATCCGGTTGCAGGAAAGCCTACAGTGGAAGTTGTAATGACTACACTTCACTCCGGAGGAAAGTTTAACTCAGGTGCATATTATGCTTCCGGCGGACTTCACGGGGTTGGGGTTTCTGTTGTTAATGCACTGTCTGAGTTTTTGGAAGTAACGGTGAGGAGAAACGGCGGGATATACTACCAAAAGTATGAAAGAGGTAAACCTGTTTGTGAGTTTGATAAAATTGGGAAAACAAGCAAAAGCGGTACAAAAATTACATTTAAAGCGGATCCTCAGATTTTTGAAACAACAGAATTTTCTTATGAAACACTCGCCCGCAGATTCAGAGAACTTGCTTTTTTAAACAGCGGTGTGGAGATTTCAATATCTGACGAAAAGGACGATAAATCAAAGACCTTCTTTGCAGAAGGTGGAATTGTCAGTTATGTAAAGTTTCTTAACAAAAGCAAGGGGCTTCTTATAGACGAGCCTGTTTATATTCAGGGGAAATATGAAGACATCCTCGTGGAAATTTCACTTTTATATAATGATTCATATAATGAAGCAATTTATTCTTTTGTAAATAATATACATACTGACGGCGGCGGAACTCATGAGGCTGGCTTTAAAGCAGCTTATACGAAAATTTTTAACTCATTTGTAAATAAACACGGCCTCCTTAAAGAAAAATTTAATCTAACCGGTGATGATATAAGGGAAGGAATTTCGGCTATCTTGTCAGTTAAAATGAACGAACCTGTTTTTGAGGGACAAACCAAAGGTAAGTTAGGCTCCTCTAAAGCTAAAACTGCTGTTGAAAATGTTATGTATAATTATCTCACAGATTATTTGGAAGAAAATCCGTCTATTGTAAAAAGGATACTTGATAAAGCCATACAGGCATTCAGGGCAAGAGAGGCCGCAAGAAAAGCCAAAGAACTGACAAGAAGAAAAAATGCTCTTGAAGTTTCAACTTTGCCTGGTAAACTTGCTGACTGCCAGGAAAAGGATCCTTCCAAATCTGAAATTTTTATAGTTGAGGGCGATTCGGCAGGGGGCTCTGCAAAACAGTGCAGGCATAGGAAATTTCAGGCTATTTTACCGCTTAAGGGTAAAATCCTGAATGTGGAAAAGGCCAGATATGATAAAATTTTGTCTAACAATGAAATAAAGAGTATTATTACAGCCCTTGGAACAGGTATCAGTAAAAATGATTTTAATATTGAAAAATTACGATATCATAAAATTATTATAATGACTGATGCTGATGTGGACGGAGCTCACATTACAACACTTCTGCTTACTTATTTTTTCAGGTATATGAGACAGATAATTGAAAGGGGTTATTTATATATAGCCAAACCCCCTCTTTATAAAATCAAAAAAGGTAAAATGGAAAGATATATTCACGATGAAGAGGAAATGGAAGATTTTCTTCTGGATTCAGGCTTGGTGGATATTGAAATTGACGAACTTCCCGAACACAGATATAAAGAGGTTTTTAAAAATATACTGGCATACGATGATCTTTTAAATAAGTTTGCACGTAAAGGTTTATACCGTCCTTTGATGTCCGAACTGGCTGTTTATGAGGGATTAAATGCCTCTAATTTTTCCCAGGAAGGTTTCATAGAGGATCTCTTTCAGTATCTAAAAGATAAGGGTGCTTTTGAGCATTATAAAAACACGGAAATTGAATATAATTATGAGTTTGACAGATACAATATTGTAGTGGAAAGCGAAACAAAGCGTTTTGTATTTAATACTGAGTTTATGAGCACTCCTGAGTTTAAAGAATTGAGAAGGCTTGGAGTGTTCGTAAGTGAGCTTGGAAGCAAACCTTATAAGGTAAAAGTTAACGGTGACGTAAAAACTTTTGATAATGTAAAAGAGCTTATAACCTTTATTGAGGAGAGAGGGAAAAAAGGACTTTCTATTCAGCGTTATAAGGGTCTTGGCGAGATGAATCCTGAGCAGCTTTGGGAAACGACTGTGGATCCAGAGCGGAGATCCCTTTATCAGGTAAAAATTGAAGATGCTGAAGCTGCAGATGAACTTTTTTCATTGCTGATGGGGGATATTGTTGCACCAAGAAGGGAATTTATCGAAGAAAATGCTCTGAAAGCTAAAAATATAGATATTTAACATGGGTGAAAAATGAAAAAAAAGGGGATTATAGAGCTTAGTATAGAAGACTCTATTAAAGAAAGTTATCTCGACTATGCAATGAGCGTGATTGTCGGCAGAGCTCTGCCTGATGTGAGGGACGGACTAAAACCTGTTCACAGAAGAGTTCTCTATGCAATGAATGAAATGGGCATAGTTCATAATAAGCCGTATAAAAAATCTGCAAGGATTGTTGGTGATGTTATCGGGAAATATCATCCTCACGGAGATGCGGCAGTGTATGATACAGCTGTCCGAATGGCACAGGATTTTTCAATGCGCTATCCGCTTATTGATGGTCAGGGCAACTTTGGCTCAATAGACGGTGATTCCCCTGCTGCAATGAGATATACAGAGATAAGAATGGCCAGGATTGCAGAGGAAATGCTGGCAGATCTTGATAAGAATACTATTGATTTTATCGATAATTATGACGGCTCTCTCAGTGAGCCCGTTGTTCTACCCACAAAAATTCCTAATTTGCTGGTTAACGGAGGCAGCGGGATTGCTGTGGGGATGGCCACAAATATTCCACCTCATAACCTGACAGAGGTAATCGATGCATTGCAGTATATGCTTAAAAATGATGATTACACTGCTGAGGACGTTCTTACATTTATAAAAGGCCCGGATTTTCCCACAGCAGGCATTATAATGGGTAAATCAGATATTAAAAATGCATACTTGACAGGTCGATCATCCATAAAAGTCAGAGCACGTACAAATATTGAAGAAGCAAAAAGCGGTAAAGAGAAAATAATAGTTACCGAACTTCCTTACCAGGTGAATAAGGCTAATCTTATAGAAAAGATTGCAGAACTTGTCAGAGATAAGAAAATTACCGGCATTACGGACTTAAGGGATGAGTCCGATAGAGATGGTATCAGAGTAGTTATAGAAATTAAAAAAGGTGACCACCCTGATATTGTTTTAAACCAGCTTTACAAATATACACAAATGGAAACGTCTTTTGGTATTAATATGGTGGCACTTGTTGAGGGTAAGCCGAAAACGTTTTCTCTTCTGAGAATATTGGAAGAATTTATCAAGCACAGAGTTGTTGTGGTTACCAGAAGAACCGAATACCTTCTTAAAAACGCAGAAAATCGCCTGCATATTCTTGAAGGGTTGAAAACTGCCGTTGAATATATTGATGAAGTTATAAAAATTATTCGCGGCTCTGCTGACGGAAAGGATGCAAAATCAAGACTAATCGAGCGTTTTAATTTTAGTGATACGCAGTCTCAGGCTATTCTGGATATGAGACTCCAGAAGCTTACCGGTCTTGAAATTGAAAAGCTTGAGGATGAATATAGAAATATTTTGCAAAATATAGAGTACTTCAAAAATATTCTCACCAATAAAAATGTTCTGAAAGATGTTATTTATGAAGAAATGTCAGAGATTAAGGAGAAATACGGCGATAAAAGAAAAACCGAAATATCTGCATCTTCTGAAGAGATTAATATTGAGGATCTTATTCCTGATGATGAAGCTGTCGTTACTATCACACACAATGGATATATAAAAAGAACACCTCTTAACTCTTTTTCCGCACAAAAACGCGGTGGAAAAGGCAAATCCGGTGCGCTGAGCAAAGGTGACGATTTTATTGAGCGGCTTATCGTTTCCTCTAACCACTCCAAGCTGATGTTTTTTACTAATATGGGTCGAATTTATTTTCTTAAAGTTTACGAGCTTCCCGAATCTGCTCCCGGAACCCGCGGCAGACATGTTTCAAATTTCATACACTTTTCCGATAATGAATTCATTGCTTCTGTGCTTTCTGTTTCAGATAATGTTGAGGAGAAGGATATTGTATTCGGTACTAAAAAGGGACTTGTAAAGCGTTCTCCCGTAAGTCTTTTTAAAAGCGGCAGAAGTGGAATAATAGCAATAAAGTTAAGGGATGGAGATGAAATTGTTTCCACTGATTTTGTTGCTGATGATGATAATATCTTAATTGCCACAAAAAACGGTAAAGCTATACACTTCTCAGCTAAGGACATCAGATCGATGGGAAGAAATGCAACCGGTGTAAAAGGTATTGATTTGGCAAAGAATGATGAAGTGGTTTCAATGGAGATTGCATCCGGTGCACCTTATCTGCTTACAGTGACTGAAAACGGTTACGGAAAATGCACACCTGTTAATGAGTACAGATTACAATCAAGGGGCGGCAAGGGTATTAAATTGTCAAAAGTTACTTCAAAAACGGGAAAGATATGCGGTGCAAAACAGGTCAGACAAAGCGATGATGTAATGCTTATTATAAAAAGCGGTAAAATAATTCGCATAGGGGTATCTCAGATATCTGTATTGAGCCGTAATACTCAGGGTGTAACACTTATGAATACGGGAGATGATTATATAGTTTCTTTTGCTGTGGTTAAGGAGGTATAGATGTCCAAACTGCTTGATGGCAGGGCCTTATCAAATAAATTTAAGGACAGTTTCAGGGAGCAGGTGCCTTCTCTTAGAAAGCGTTTTGGTAGAATACCCGGCATTGCTGTGATTTTGGTTGGTGAAGATTATGCCAGCAATTTATATGTGGGAATGAAAGAAAAGGCATGTTTGGATGTTGGTTTCAAATCAGTTGTAAAGAGACTGGATTCTTCTGTAACTACTAAAGAATTGCTCAGGCTCATTGAGGAATATAACAACGATGAGAGTATAGATGGAATACTCGTCCAGCTTCCTTTACCCGATCATATTGATGAAGAAAATGTTCTTTTGGCTATAGACCCTGCTAAGGATGTGGACGGATTTCATCCTTATAATGTTGGGTTACTGAATATCGGTTCTGACACACTGTTTCCATGTACTCCTTACGGTGTTATTAAAATACTTCAGGAGTATGATATAAATCCTGACGGGAAACATGCTGTTGTGGTTGGTGCCAGTAATATAGTTGGTAAACCAATGGCTTCTCTGTTGCTGAGAAAAAATGCCACAGTCACTATCTGTCATATTAGAACTAAAAATATGTGTGAGATTACAAATCAGGCAGATATACTTGTTGCTGCCGCAGGTAAAGCACACCTTATTACTTCAGAGTTTGTCAAAGATGGCGCTGTAGTTGTGGATGTGGGGATGAACCGGCTAAATGGTAAGATAATAGGAGATGTCGATTTTGAAGGCGTAAGCTCAAAAGCGTCCTATATTACTCCTGTGCCGGGTGGCGTTGGTCCTATGACAATTACAATGTTATTGTATAATACACTGAAATCATTTAAAATACGTATGAATGCATAATGGAGACTATTGTAGCACCAATTACCCCTCTTGTTACTTCGGCAGTTATTATCCTTAGAGTTTCAGGCGAAAAAGCTTTTGACTGTGTTGATAATCTTATATTACCCGGTGGCAGGCACTTAGAGAGAGGTAATATAAAATTTAGACATGTTTATACAGGCAGTTTTATAGATTCAGACGGTTCTGTGCTGGATGAAGTTGTTTTTTATTTTTTCAAATCGCCTGCTTCGTATACGGGTGAGAATGTCCTGGAAATTTCTTTTCATGGTAATCCTCAAATTGTCCGCAAGGCTCTTTCTGTAATATATGAGAAAGGTATAAGAGCAGCGGAACCCGGAGAATTCACAAAGCGTGCGTTTCTTAACGGCAAACTTGATCTAACCCAGGCAGAATCTGTTGCCAGTTTAATTGAAAGTAAAACGGATAAAGGTATTTATTATTCTTTCAGACAGCTGAAGGGGTCCCTGTCAAAAAAAGTTATTGATATTAAAAATTCACTTGTGGATATAAGCAGTGTAATTGAGGCGTATGTTGATTTTCCCGAAGATGATTTATCGGATCATGATGTTGATTTTGTAACTCAAAAACTTTCTGATGTACTTGATGATATTTCAAAACTTATAGAGTCATATAAAAAGCACAGATATCAGAGAGAAGGTTTAAAAATCGTTATCGTCGGCAAGCCAAATGTTGGGAAATCTTCTTTGTTAAACAGTCTGCTTGAGGAGGAGCGTGCGATTGTTTCTGAGATACCCGGAACAACAAGGGATTTTATTGAGGAAGTTATCAGCATAAAGGGGATTCCGGTAAGATTGATGGATACAGCAGGTCTGAGGGGAGACGGCGATGTAATTGAGAGCAGAGGTATAGAAAAGGCTCGTGATAAAATTGAAGATGCCGATATTGTTTTGGTGGTTATTGACCTTTCTAATGAAATTGACGCTGAAGACAGAAAAATTCTTGAGATGACTGAGAATAAAAACCGTATTGTTTTAGGCAACAAAGATGATTTGGCCAATGATGTGTCCGGTTCTGCAAAATCTCTTATCGAATTATCTGTATCTGCAAAATACAGAACCAATTTTAAGCTGTTAGAGGATATGATTTATAGCAGAGTATGTTCTGATGACTCTGAACTGTATGCCGGTGAAATTATTACTACAGAAAGACATGTGGCTTTACTTAAAAATCTTTATGATATTTTAATCTCCGTTAAGGATAAAATTATTTCTGAGCATCTGGATTTGATATCCATAGATATGGGGATGGCTCTGGATATTGTTTCTGAATTTACCGGGGAGAAATATACCGAGGAAATTCTGGATAATATATTTGAGAAGTTCTGCCTTGGCAAATAATTCAATAATGTTTCACGTGAAACATTATTGAATTATTCAACTTCCAGAAAATAAACATTTATACCGGTAATACTTAATTCGTGCAAAGAAGTTGTTTAGAGTTGGATCTGTTGAATCCTTCACAACAGCACGCCTAACAACAACTGACGCCTGGTAAGTTTGCGCCATTATTGAATCTGTATTTGTGTTGAATTTTACATATTCGCTCCAGACTAATAATTATATTGAATAGTAAAGTTACTATTAAATTATCTCTAACGCCTTTTATTGCCATAGTGTTTATAGATATTAGGGTAAATATTTAAAAGCATCCCAATGGTAAAAAGTCTGAATTTCTGTTTTCAATTTTATAAATTATATATTATATATGTCTGATCCAAAAGAGGTGAATGGAATGGTGATGAATGAAGCATGTTATGATGTAATTGTTGTCGGAGCTGGACATGCAGGCTGTGAAGCAGCCTTGGCTGCCTCCCGCATGGGAGCTAAAACGTTATTGTTAACAATATATATGGAAACGATAGCCCAAATGAGCTGTAATCCTGCTATTGGTGGACTGGCAAAAGGTAATCTGGTAAGGGATCTGGATGCACTGGGCGGTGAAATGGCAAAATGCATTGATAATACTGGTATACAGTTTCGCGTGCTTAATACTAAAAAAGGCCCTGCAGTCAGAAGCTCACGGGCACAGGCTGATAAGGCAAAATATAGGGAGTATATGACGGAAATATTAACCACAACACCTCTGCTGGATGTTAAACAGGGCGCTGTTGTTGATATTCTGGCTGAGAACTTCGGTGTAAAAGGTGTTGTGACAGATTATGGGCAAATTTTTTATTCTCAGCGAGTTATTCTGTGCACAGGTACTTTTTTAAACGGTTTGATTCATATAGGTGAAAAAAGATATAAAGCCGGAAGAGCCAATGAATTCTCCTCAGAGCTGCTTGTAAATTCACTTAAAGGTTATGGATTCAATTTCGAAAGACTTAAAACTGGAACGCCTGCAAGGCTTCATGAGTCATCAATTGATTTTAACAGTTTTGAGGAACAAAAGGGGGACAGTAATCCTTCCTTCTTTTCATTTGAAACCGATGACCATATACTGCCGCAACGATCCTGCTATATCGCTTTTACTAATGAGAATACTCACCAAATAATCAGTGATAATATGCACAGGTCACCTTTATATGCCGGGGTAATTACTGGGATAGGCCCGCGCTACTGTCCATCTATTGAGGATAAAGTGAAGAAGTTCCCTGAGAAAAGCCGGCATCAGATTTTTCTTGAGCCAGAGGGTTTACAGAGTAAAGAATACTATGCTAATGGGCTTTCGTCATCTTTGCCCATTGATGTGCAGCTAAAATTATACAGAAGTATAAAAGGGTTGGAAAGGGCTGAATTCACGCGTCCGGCCTATGCTATTGAGTATGATTTTGTGCAACCCACTGCACTGCGTCTTACACTTGAAACAAAGAAGTTAAATGGCCTGTATTTTGCCGGGCAGATTAACGGTACTACGGGTTATGAAGAGGCAGCAGTTCAGGGATATATTGCAGCTGTAAATGCCGTTCTCAGCTACGATAACAGGGAATTTATCCTGAACCGGGATGAAAGTTATATAGGAGTTATGATAGATGATTTAGTAACAAAAGGAGTTGATGAGCCTTACCGTGTTTTTCACTCCAGGGGGGAATTCAGGCTGTTGCTGCGTGAGGACAATGCTGAGTACAGACTGCTGGAAAAAGGATATAATCTTGGACTTGTCAGCAAAAGAAGGTATGAACGGTTCGTAAAGGAGAAGGAGCAGTTAAATTCGCTAATTCAAAAACTGCAAAATGTAATGCTTAAGCCTGACGGCAGTACAAAATCATATTTTCTTGAGAAAAACATAAACTTAAACAACCCCGTATCTTTATATAATTTTTTAAAAAGACCTGAAGTGAAAATTGGTGATATTGGCGACTTTCTTGTAGAGGATTATCCTGAAGATGTGAAAAAGGAAGCCGAGATTACTATAAAATACGAAGGTTATATAAAAAAGCAGCAGGATGAGGTTAATAAGTTCAGGAAGATTGAGAATGTGAAGATACCAGAGAGTATAAATTATTCCAATATAAAAGGTTTAAGAGCAGAATATGTTGAAAAGCTGAACAGGGTAAAGCCGGCAACACTGGGACAGGCAAGCAGAATAAAGGGTATTACCCCTTCCGCACTATCACTTTTGCATATCCATATTGAAAAGATGGTAAAGGGAAATGGATCTAAATAAGTGGATATCTGTTGATACAACAATAGAAAATAAACTTCATATTATTTATGAGAAACATATGAACTCTGTCCACAATCTTACTTCAATAAAAGATAAGGAAGAGTTTTTTGTTAAGCACTATTTGGACAGCATCTATATTTTTAACATATATGATTTTCAGTTCAAAACAGTTATGGATGTGGGAAGTGGAGGTGGATTCCCTGGAGTTGTAATAGCGCTGTTTTACCCGGAGTCTACTGTTTATCTTGTTGAAAGTATTCGTAAAAAATGCGATTTTTTGGTAGAATTGGTGAGGGATGTACAGTTGAAAAATGTTGAGGTGATAAACAGCAGAGTGGAAAATCTAAAAGAGCCGTCATGTGATCTGATAGTTTCCCGAGGAGTAGGGAAAATAAAAAATATACTCAATTGGACAACGGGTGTTTCACGTGAAACATCATGCTGGCTCTTTTACAAAGGCGAAAATGTCTTTGAAGAAATAAAGGATGCTAATAAGCTGCTTAAGAAAAAAAACATGAGGTTCGAAAATGTCAGAGTGGAAAATCCGTTTAAGAGGACTTATACCATTATTAATTATATTTAGCTTTCTTTTTAGCTGTGCAAAAAAGAATGATGTGATTGCACCCCCGGGGGGAGCATCTTTTTCTGTTGACTACTTTATTACTAAAGCACCAGAGCCGAATGATGAGACAAAGTTGATTAATATAATTAGGGGCAACTATAAAGCTGAAATGAAAAATAAGGCCAAGATACTACTCGGAGGTTATTATTATAAGCAGGGAGAGGATGAAAACAGCCTGTTGAATTTAGAAAATACCGTACCTACAGATAACCAGGGGCTGAACAATGCGACATATCTTTGGCTGGCATCCCTGTATAAATTTTTCGGGAATGAAACAAAGATGAACAGCATCCTTGCCAAAATTAAAAAACCCGGAGAGATAGCCAGTTATATAATCGGACAAACATGTGAGAAAGGAAAAGCATATTGTATTAAGCGTGCTGATATACCCGTTTCCATGGAGAAAGAGAAAACAGAACAAAAAACTGAAAGCAAAGAAACAGTGAAGCAGGTGGAAGAAAAAAAGGCAAATATTGTTAAAGAAAAACAACCGAAAAGAGAAAAATTGAAAATCATTGCCCTAAACGGCAATTTTGATAACCCGGCATTTAAAGGGATGCTTTTGGCAGCAAGCCGGGACAACAGGACAGAGATAATAAGCATGGAAAATCAGACGAAAAATATTGCTGCAGTTGATGTGGAGAATCTCAGTGTCGTGGCAGGAGAAGAGATAAGTTTTAAAATAGACTATCAAAGTGCAATCGATGAGCTCCTCCATGACACGGATTTCAGCGGATGTAAAGAGGTTGTGATTGGTGTAAACGACAGGTTTGTTAGGGCAGGAGAATATACCAAACAGCGGCTGATGAAATTTTATGACAATGTCAGCATCAGCAACTATGAGACGGAAAGTTTTAAACATTTATATGAGAAGCCGGATAATGAAACTGTGACAACGAGATGTTTCGTTGGAATCGGAAGAGAAGAGTCTATGACTTCGTTTGTTCCGCTGGCTCGGTTTGTTTCCCCTGACAACAATGAAACTGAAATATTTCTTGTTACGGATATGTACACAGGAATGTATAAAGATGAAAATTTTATCGGTTATTTTGGGGATGTGAACATCTATACATATGTTGATACGGTGTATAATGAAGAAAGCAGAACATTTAAGAGAAAATATGAAGAAATATACGGCAAAGAACCCTCTTTTCAGGCATATATAGGCTATGATATGATTCAGTATCTTGAAACCAAATTTTTGAACAGTAAAGACAACTTATATGTGAGCTCTATAAACCATATTCAGTTGCCTGTGGTTGAAAGATTTGTGCATAAAATAAGAATCGATTATAACCATAACACGAGGTTTTTGTTTATGCCGGACGGCAAGCAGATTCCGCTGCTGTCAATTCCGGCTGAATAACAATGTAAGCCGTAAGATCGGTCAATTGTATAATAATTAAATGATTCAAAGTTCACAATTTAAAGGTGGTAACTTTCTTAATAAATTTTACCGGCTAATCAGCGATCAGCCGGCAGTTATTGAGCGACCGAAATGATCATTTAAGAAACTATCTGATTTTGCCAACAGCATCGATAAATTATTTGACCATTTTGATTTCATAAGATGTCGAGCCCAGCCCGATTTTCTCAGCATGTTTTAATTGTATTATTGGGTCAATTTCCTCGTAAATTTTTCCAAAAGGATCAATACCGTCCGGAGAGTGTTTAGCGACCAAATCAAAAGAAGCTTTATCTATTGCCACAGGGTCAGTTGAAGCGAGGAAGCCCAGATCAGGACAGACCGGTGTGTCATTAGCCGGGAAACAGTCGCAAGTCGGTGCGACATCAGTAATAAAATTTAGGTATACTATCTTATTTTCAAAATGATCATGAATTGCTTTTGCATATTCAGCCATTTTCCGTTGAGTATTGTCTGAGCTTTCGTTCCAGTCTATTCCAATCGCACTTTCAGGGCAAACGGCCACGCATCGGGTACAACCGGTACATGCTTCAGTTATTTCCGCCTTGGGTCCGAAAACAATAGCATCAGCAGCACAGTTAGCTGCACAAAGCCCGCAGGAGGTACATTTTTCTTTATGTACAACAGGCTTGGAGATGGAGTGCATAATCAATTTACCCTGGCGGCTGGCACACCCCATGGAAATATTTTTTACAGCACCGCCTATTCCTGTCAACTCATGCCCTTTAAAGTGCGAAACTACAACCATGGCATCAGCATTATAAATATCCGATGCAATTTTAACATGGTCAAGCAGTTCTCCATCTACAGGGATATCAAGTGAATTTTCCCCCCTTAGACCGTCAGCTATAATAACAGGTATCTGAAAGGTTGAATAGTTGAAACCGTTAAGAAAAGCATTGTGCAGGTGGTCGACTGTGTTTGTCCTCATTCCTACATAAAGTGTGTTTGTATCTGCCAAAAACGGATTGCATTTCAACTGCTTAAGTTTTTCTATAACAGGCCTGAGATAGACCGGCTTTAAAAATGCTGTGTTACCGTATTCTCCAAAATGAGTTTTTACCGCAACAAGTTGTTTGCTGCCGTATTTTGATTTGGGGTCACATTTATTGAGAAGTCTTGTTATTTTACTCAACGGAGACTGCAGGCCTTTATTTTGCATTGTAGAATAAAAAACTTTTGATGACATTATCTGCCTCCTTATGTTAACATATTATCAGTATAGAATATTTTGGAGGTGAAATCAATGGGACTTAAAAATCTGTTTGAAAAAAGATATAGTGTAAGATCATTTCAACCAAAACAGATTGAAAAGGATACAGTTATAAGAATACTGGAAAAAGCAAGGCTTGCTCCCAGTGCAGTTAATTATCAGCCGTGGAAAATTTATATAGTATCCCAAGGAGAAACCAGAGCAGAAATTAACAGTGCATATCCGAAAAAATGGTTTGAAAATGCACCACATGTGGCAGTGTTTACAGGTTTAAAAGGGCAAAACTGGAAGCGGCAGGATGGAAAAGATTATCTGATGTGTGATGTTACTATTGTCACAGATTATTTTGTCCTTGCTGCAACCGAAGAGGGGCTTGGTACCTGCTATGT is from Flexistipes sinusarabici DSM 4947 and encodes:
- the mnmG gene encoding tRNA uridine-5-carboxymethylaminomethyl(34) synthesis enzyme MnmG, with translation MVMNEACYDVIVVGAGHAGCEAALAASRMGAKTLLLTIYMETIAQMSCNPAIGGLAKGNLVRDLDALGGEMAKCIDNTGIQFRVLNTKKGPAVRSSRAQADKAKYREYMTEILTTTPLLDVKQGAVVDILAENFGVKGVVTDYGQIFYSQRVILCTGTFLNGLIHIGEKRYKAGRANEFSSELLVNSLKGYGFNFERLKTGTPARLHESSIDFNSFEEQKGDSNPSFFSFETDDHILPQRSCYIAFTNENTHQIISDNMHRSPLYAGVITGIGPRYCPSIEDKVKKFPEKSRHQIFLEPEGLQSKEYYANGLSSSLPIDVQLKLYRSIKGLERAEFTRPAYAIEYDFVQPTALRLTLETKKLNGLYFAGQINGTTGYEEAAVQGYIAAVNAVLSYDNREFILNRDESYIGVMIDDLVTKGVDEPYRVFHSRGEFRLLLREDNAEYRLLEKGYNLGLVSKRRYERFVKEKEQLNSLIQKLQNVMLKPDGSTKSYFLEKNINLNNPVSLYNFLKRPEVKIGDIGDFLVEDYPEDVKKEAEITIKYEGYIKKQQDEVNKFRKIENVKIPESINYSNIKGLRAEYVEKLNRVKPATLGQASRIKGITPSALSLLHIHIEKMVKGNGSK
- the mnmE gene encoding tRNA uridine-5-carboxymethylaminomethyl(34) synthesis GTPase MnmE, whose translation is METIVAPITPLVTSAVIILRVSGEKAFDCVDNLILPGGRHLERGNIKFRHVYTGSFIDSDGSVLDEVVFYFFKSPASYTGENVLEISFHGNPQIVRKALSVIYEKGIRAAEPGEFTKRAFLNGKLDLTQAESVASLIESKTDKGIYYSFRQLKGSLSKKVIDIKNSLVDISSVIEAYVDFPEDDLSDHDVDFVTQKLSDVLDDISKLIESYKKHRYQREGLKIVIVGKPNVGKSSLLNSLLEEERAIVSEIPGTTRDFIEEVISIKGIPVRLMDTAGLRGDGDVIESRGIEKARDKIEDADIVLVVIDLSNEIDAEDRKILEMTENKNRIVLGNKDDLANDVSGSAKSLIELSVSAKYRTNFKLLEDMIYSRVCSDDSELYAGEIITTERHVALLKNLYDILISVKDKIISEHLDLISIDMGMALDIVSEFTGEKYTEEILDNIFEKFCLGK
- the rsmG gene encoding 16S rRNA (guanine(527)-N(7))-methyltransferase RsmG, whose translation is MDLNKWISVDTTIENKLHIIYEKHMNSVHNLTSIKDKEEFFVKHYLDSIYIFNIYDFQFKTVMDVGSGGGFPGVVIALFYPESTVYLVESIRKKCDFLVELVRDVQLKNVEVINSRVENLKEPSCDLIVSRGVGKIKNILNWTTGVSRETSCWLFYKGENVFEEIKDANKLLKKKNMRFENVRVENPFKRTYTIINYI
- a CDS encoding DUF362 domain-containing protein, which translates into the protein MSSKVFYSTMQNKGLQSPLSKITRLLNKCDPKSKYGSKQLVAVKTHFGEYGNTAFLKPVYLRPVIEKLKQLKCNPFLADTNTLYVGMRTNTVDHLHNAFLNGFNYSTFQIPVIIADGLRGENSLDIPVDGELLDHVKIASDIYNADAMVVVSHFKGHELTGIGGAVKNISMGCASRQGKLIMHSISKPVVHKEKCTSCGLCAANCAADAIVFGPKAEITEACTGCTRCVAVCPESAIGIDWNESSDNTQRKMAEYAKAIHDHFENKIVYLNFITDVAPTCDCFPANDTPVCPDLGFLASTDPVAIDKASFDLVAKHSPDGIDPFGKIYEEIDPIIQLKHAEKIGLGSTSYEIKMVK
- the folD gene encoding bifunctional methylenetetrahydrofolate dehydrogenase/methenyltetrahydrofolate cyclohydrolase FolD, which gives rise to MSKLLDGRALSNKFKDSFREQVPSLRKRFGRIPGIAVILVGEDYASNLYVGMKEKACLDVGFKSVVKRLDSSVTTKELLRLIEEYNNDESIDGILVQLPLPDHIDEENVLLAIDPAKDVDGFHPYNVGLLNIGSDTLFPCTPYGVIKILQEYDINPDGKHAVVVGASNIVGKPMASLLLRKNATVTICHIRTKNMCEITNQADILVAAAGKAHLITSEFVKDGAVVVDVGMNRLNGKIIGDVDFEGVSSKASYITPVPGGVGPMTITMLLYNTLKSFKIRMNA